The following proteins come from a genomic window of Carassius auratus strain Wakin chromosome 18, ASM336829v1, whole genome shotgun sequence:
- the LOC113118296 gene encoding trichohyalin isoform X1 produces the protein MNLRASSHGELQALTSLRTPASDSSTFKSLSHSSNNMSGRFESIEELKGVSKPTHPPRRPVRAVRPMSALSASGSFLQINHLQGELVRKRKECEDLKKENKYLSNEIHMERIMMRTESELTMRTLRNLNQELQAQVKELKQKLHLSQQRATLCSRAAEDADRGRAEADKSRALAEARAIDCRQEKDLAVADKTRLSEELHLLKKEHNDVQLLLAQAEKNYFETKLKLDRVSGEKQALHEENRTLEGERNTLRHKLKELTEENVKIMEKEVNSRRRALVAEEQRERANKAQQEAEQERHLAEREREDRTRECLSWREKHQVLAEVIRAQEELQSLRQTKACQANIKSYFLCMTESDQRVKILKNQDGTPRNFTEGDPVYISTPDLNSEESERSSGSRTMFRVAAPRAGRDTGPAHFSELSPMADSHESGFSRRNRKVEYFWIPTDEE, from the exons ATGAACTTAAGGGCCAGCTCTCATGGAGAGCTCCAGGCTCTGACTTCACTAAGGACCCCTGCTTCAGACAGTAGTACTTTTAAGTCTCTTTCTCACAGCAGCAACAACATGAGCGGCCGATTCGAAAGCATTGAAGAGCTTAAAGGAGTCTCTAAACCCACGCACCCTCCTCGAAGACCTGTACGTGCAGTCCGACCCATGAGTGCTCTGAGTGCCAGCGGCTCCTTCCTGCAGATCAACCACCTTCAGGGAGAACTAGTGAGGAAGAGGAAG GAATGTGAAGACCTAAAGAAGGAGAACAAGTATCTGTCTAATGAAATTCACATGGAAAGGATCATGATGAGGACTGAGAGTGAGCTCACCATGAGAACCCTGCGCAATCTCAACCAGGAACTCCAGGCCCAAGTTAAAGAG TtgaaacagaagctgcatctcaGCCAGCAGAGGGCGACACTGTGCTCCAGGGCAGCTGAGGATGCTGATAGAGGACGAGCAGAGGCGGACAAGAGCAGGGCACTAGCGGAGGCTCGGGCAATAGACTGCAGGCAAGAGAAAGATCTCGCAGTAGCTGACAAAACACGGCTCAGTGAAGAACTACATCTGCTGAAAAAAGAG CACAATGATGTCCAGCTACTTTTAGCACAAGCTGAAAAGAATTACTTTGAGACCAAGCTAAAACTAGACAGGGTGTCAGGAGAAAAGCAGGCTCTCCATGAGGAGAACAGAACGCTGGAGGGTGAGAGGAACACGTTACGACACAAACTGAAGGAGCTGACTGAGGAGAACGTGAAGATAATGGAAAA GGAGGTGAACTCCAGACGCAGAGCTCTGGTTGCTGAAGAGCAGAGAGAAAGGGCAAATAAAGCTCAGCAGGAAGcggagcaggaaagacatttagcTGAGCGGGAGAGGGAAGATCGCACCAGGGAGTGTCTCAGCTGGAGAGAGAAACACCAGGTTCTGGCAGAAGTTATCAGAGCCCAAGAAGAACTTCAGTCTCTGAGACAGACCAAAGCT TGTCAAGCTAATATTAAGAGCTACTTCCTGTGTATGACTGAAAGCGACCAGAGGGTTAAGATCCTGAAAAATCAGGATGGCACACCAAGGAACTTCACG GAAGGAGACCCGGTGTATATCTCCACGCCTGACCTCAACAGTGAAGAATCCGAGAGAAGTTCAGGGAG CAGGACGATGTTTAGGGTGGCTGCACCTCGAGCTGGACGGGACACAGGCCCAGCACACTTCAGCGAGCTGTCACCGATGGCAGACTCCCATGAATCAGGATTTTCAAGGAGAAACAGGAAAGTGGAATATTTCTGGATCCCCACTGATGAGGAATAA
- the lyve1b gene encoding lymphatic vessel endothelial hyaluronic receptor 1b isoform X1, giving the protein MARVWLQLCLPLFLFTSTLCVDVSLIQVPTNDGISGVLLVQTKNNVYSFNATTAKEACEAIQMRIANKAEVETANKNGFQTCRFGWVEEQIAVIPRIEKSDKCGQNKLGISVWRANISKEFDVYCFKPAGPDGSFETTSSRPQSTTGGRTQSNNHYSTKTTHPSSTESASTPAYTSRSLPPYTSTPSTSFTFNTSSTTFTTVSLSSTSDSSQATTSTLSLSSLRTSGKFSTSSPSSSSHSSTHFLLQHSSTPTGHPALSQTTHNRPSIKAASKTFVIISIVLLFLLAAAGAAWYLKIKRGQRLPSWSRMRPDQIMETEMWKQISERHCMPKQTNKNNNKGICNIVFQMEQNPDSP; this is encoded by the exons ATGGCTAGAGTCTGGTTACAGTTATGTCTACCGCTCTTCTTATTTACAAGCACACTCTGTGTAGATGTGAGTCTAATCCAAG TCCCTACAAATGATGGAATTTCTGGAGTATTGTTAGTCCAAACCAAGAACAATGTGTACAGTTTTAATGCCACCACAGCCAAAGAAGCATGTGAGGCTATTCAAATGAGAATTGCTAATAAGGCTGAAGTGGAAACGGCAAACAAAAATGGCTTTCAGACATGCAG GTTTGGTTGGGTTGAGGAGCAAATCGCTGTTATTCCCCGAATCGAGAAAAGCGATAAATGTGGTCAAAACAAGTTAGGCATTTCTGTTTGGAGAGCTAACATCAGCAAAGAGTTCGATGTTTACTGTTTTAAGCCAGCAG GTCCTGATGGATCATTTGAAACAACATCAAGCAGGCCTCAATCTACAACAGGAGGAAGAACACAATCAAACAACCATTATTCCACTAAAACAACCCATCCATCATCCACCGAGTCAGCCTCTACTCCTGCCTACACATCAAGATCGCTTCCTCCCTACACATCCACCCCATCCACTTCCTTTACTTTCAACACTTCCTctacaacatttacaacagttagTCTTTCTAGCACCAGTGACAGTTCCCAGGCAACAACAAGCACTCTGTCTCTTTCATCTCTCAGAACTTCAGGCAAATTCTCAACATCATCCCCCTCATCATCCTCTCATTCATCCACTCATTTTCTTCTTCAGCATAGTTCAACTCCAACAGGTCATCCCGCATTGTCCCAGACTACACATAACAGACCATCCATTAAAG CAGCTTCCAAAACATTTGTCATCATTTCCATCGTGCTACTGTTCTTGCTGGCAGCGGCAGGTGCAGCTTGGTATCTCAAAAT TAAAAGAGGACAACGGCTTCCATCCTGGTCCAGAATGAGGCCAGACCAGATTATGGAAACGGAGATGTGGAAACAAATAAGTGAGAGGCATTGTATGCCAAAACAgaccaacaaaaacaacaacaaaggaaTATGCAACATCGTCTTTCAAATGGAACAAAACCCGGACTCACCCTAA
- the lyve1b gene encoding lymphatic vessel endothelial hyaluronic receptor 1b isoform X2 gives MARVWLQLCLPLFLFTSTLCVDVSLIQVPTNDGISGVLLVQTKNNVYSFNATTAKEACEAIQMRIANKAEVETANKNGFQTCRFGWVEEQIAVIPRIEKSDKCGQNKLGISVWRANISKEFDVYCFKPAGPDGSFETTSSRPQSTTGGRTQSNNHYSTKTTHPSSTESASTPAYTSRSLPPYTSTPSTSFTFNTSSTTFTTVSLSSTSDSSQATTSTLSLSSLRTSGKFSTSSPSSSSHSSTHFLLQHSSTPTGHPALSQTTHNRPSIKASKTFVIISIVLLFLLAAAGAAWYLKIKRGQRLPSWSRMRPDQIMETEMWKQISERHCMPKQTNKNNNKGICNIVFQMEQNPDSP, from the exons ATGGCTAGAGTCTGGTTACAGTTATGTCTACCGCTCTTCTTATTTACAAGCACACTCTGTGTAGATGTGAGTCTAATCCAAG TCCCTACAAATGATGGAATTTCTGGAGTATTGTTAGTCCAAACCAAGAACAATGTGTACAGTTTTAATGCCACCACAGCCAAAGAAGCATGTGAGGCTATTCAAATGAGAATTGCTAATAAGGCTGAAGTGGAAACGGCAAACAAAAATGGCTTTCAGACATGCAG GTTTGGTTGGGTTGAGGAGCAAATCGCTGTTATTCCCCGAATCGAGAAAAGCGATAAATGTGGTCAAAACAAGTTAGGCATTTCTGTTTGGAGAGCTAACATCAGCAAAGAGTTCGATGTTTACTGTTTTAAGCCAGCAG GTCCTGATGGATCATTTGAAACAACATCAAGCAGGCCTCAATCTACAACAGGAGGAAGAACACAATCAAACAACCATTATTCCACTAAAACAACCCATCCATCATCCACCGAGTCAGCCTCTACTCCTGCCTACACATCAAGATCGCTTCCTCCCTACACATCCACCCCATCCACTTCCTTTACTTTCAACACTTCCTctacaacatttacaacagttagTCTTTCTAGCACCAGTGACAGTTCCCAGGCAACAACAAGCACTCTGTCTCTTTCATCTCTCAGAACTTCAGGCAAATTCTCAACATCATCCCCCTCATCATCCTCTCATTCATCCACTCATTTTCTTCTTCAGCATAGTTCAACTCCAACAGGTCATCCCGCATTGTCCCAGACTACACATAACAGACCATCCATTAAAG CTTCCAAAACATTTGTCATCATTTCCATCGTGCTACTGTTCTTGCTGGCAGCGGCAGGTGCAGCTTGGTATCTCAAAAT TAAAAGAGGACAACGGCTTCCATCCTGGTCCAGAATGAGGCCAGACCAGATTATGGAAACGGAGATGTGGAAACAAATAAGTGAGAGGCATTGTATGCCAAAACAgaccaacaaaaacaacaacaaaggaaTATGCAACATCGTCTTTCAAATGGAACAAAACCCGGACTCACCCTAA
- the LOC113118296 gene encoding trichohyalin isoform X2 encodes MNLRASSHGELQALTSLRTPASDSSTFKSLSHSSNNMSGRFESIEELKGVSKPTHPPRRPVRAVRPMSALSASGSFLQINHLQGELVRKRKECEDLKKENKYLSNEIHMERIMMRTESELTMRTLRNLNQELQAQVKELKQKLHLSQQRATLCSRAAEDADRGRAEADKSRALAEARAIDCRQEKDLAVADKTRLSEELHLLKKEHNDVQLLLAQAEKNYFETKLKLDRVSGEKQALHEENRTLEGERNTLRHKLKELTEENVKIMEKEVNSRRRALVAEEQRERANKAQQEAEQERHLAEREREDRTRECLSWREKHQVLAEVIRAQEELQSLRQTKACQANIKSYFLCMTESDQRVKILKNQDGTPRNFTEGDPVYISTPDLNSEESERSSGRTMFRVAAPRAGRDTGPAHFSELSPMADSHESGFSRRNRKVEYFWIPTDEE; translated from the exons ATGAACTTAAGGGCCAGCTCTCATGGAGAGCTCCAGGCTCTGACTTCACTAAGGACCCCTGCTTCAGACAGTAGTACTTTTAAGTCTCTTTCTCACAGCAGCAACAACATGAGCGGCCGATTCGAAAGCATTGAAGAGCTTAAAGGAGTCTCTAAACCCACGCACCCTCCTCGAAGACCTGTACGTGCAGTCCGACCCATGAGTGCTCTGAGTGCCAGCGGCTCCTTCCTGCAGATCAACCACCTTCAGGGAGAACTAGTGAGGAAGAGGAAG GAATGTGAAGACCTAAAGAAGGAGAACAAGTATCTGTCTAATGAAATTCACATGGAAAGGATCATGATGAGGACTGAGAGTGAGCTCACCATGAGAACCCTGCGCAATCTCAACCAGGAACTCCAGGCCCAAGTTAAAGAG TtgaaacagaagctgcatctcaGCCAGCAGAGGGCGACACTGTGCTCCAGGGCAGCTGAGGATGCTGATAGAGGACGAGCAGAGGCGGACAAGAGCAGGGCACTAGCGGAGGCTCGGGCAATAGACTGCAGGCAAGAGAAAGATCTCGCAGTAGCTGACAAAACACGGCTCAGTGAAGAACTACATCTGCTGAAAAAAGAG CACAATGATGTCCAGCTACTTTTAGCACAAGCTGAAAAGAATTACTTTGAGACCAAGCTAAAACTAGACAGGGTGTCAGGAGAAAAGCAGGCTCTCCATGAGGAGAACAGAACGCTGGAGGGTGAGAGGAACACGTTACGACACAAACTGAAGGAGCTGACTGAGGAGAACGTGAAGATAATGGAAAA GGAGGTGAACTCCAGACGCAGAGCTCTGGTTGCTGAAGAGCAGAGAGAAAGGGCAAATAAAGCTCAGCAGGAAGcggagcaggaaagacatttagcTGAGCGGGAGAGGGAAGATCGCACCAGGGAGTGTCTCAGCTGGAGAGAGAAACACCAGGTTCTGGCAGAAGTTATCAGAGCCCAAGAAGAACTTCAGTCTCTGAGACAGACCAAAGCT TGTCAAGCTAATATTAAGAGCTACTTCCTGTGTATGACTGAAAGCGACCAGAGGGTTAAGATCCTGAAAAATCAGGATGGCACACCAAGGAACTTCACG GAAGGAGACCCGGTGTATATCTCCACGCCTGACCTCAACAGTGAAGAATCCGAGAGAAGTTCAGGGAG GACGATGTTTAGGGTGGCTGCACCTCGAGCTGGACGGGACACAGGCCCAGCACACTTCAGCGAGCTGTCACCGATGGCAGACTCCCATGAATCAGGATTTTCAAGGAGAAACAGGAAAGTGGAATATTTCTGGATCCCCACTGATGAGGAATAA
- the rnf141 gene encoding RING finger protein 141 — MGQQLSGQAVTRLPEKVIKHVGLVRDSGYLTYDEFLGRVAELNDVTAKLASGQKKHLLFEVQPGSDATALWKVAVRIVCTKINKEDGMVEASRIMNLYQFIQLYKDITSQAAEAFCSEATAEGSSGPLSSEDTCQVSMWMGRVKQLTDEEECCICMDGKADLILPCAHNFCQKCIDKWSGQSRNCPLCRIQVTAANESWVMSDAPTEEDMAGYILNLADEAGHPHRP, encoded by the exons ATGGGCCAGCAGCTTTCTGGTCAGGCAGTGACCAGACTCCCTGAGAAAGTGATCAAACATGTGGGGCTAGTGCGTGACAGTGGCTACCTCACCTATGATGAGTTCTTGGGTCGTGTGGCAGAACTCAACGATGT AACTGCTAAACTAGCCTCCGGCCAAAAGAAACATCTTTTGTTTGAAGTACAGCCAGGATCTGATGCAACTGCGTTATGGAAGGTTGCTGTGAGAATAGTGTGCACCAAG ATTAACAAGGAGGATGGAATGGTGGAGGCCTCGCGTATTATGAATCTGTACCAGTTTATCCAGCTCTACAAAGACATCACCAGTCAGGCAGCTGAAGCATTTTGTTCAGAGGCTACAGCAGAGGGATCCTCTGGACCGCTGTCATCAGAAGACACCTGCCAGGTCAGCATGTGGATGGGCAG GGTGAAACAGTTGACTGATGAGGAAGAATGCTGTATCTGCATGGATGGGAAAGCAGACCTTATTCTGCCCTGTGCACACAATTTCTGTCAGAAGTGCATTGACAAGTG GAGCGGTCAGAGCCGAAACTGCCCCCTCTGCCGCATTCAGGTGACTGCCGCTAATGAATCATGGGTCATGTCAGATGCTCCCACGGAGGAAGATATGGCTGGGTACATTCTCAATCTAGCAGATGAAGCCGGGCACCCACACCGACCTTAA